In Malus sylvestris chromosome 2, drMalSylv7.2, whole genome shotgun sequence, the genomic stretch AAGGATTGCTTAAAACTGCTGTTTCCACTGGTCAGTCTAAAGAAGCAAGGTTAGCAAGGGTAAGCTCTACTGActtctgtttttctttctttcagccGATCTCTCGTAAAAGGTCACCATAAGTCGAATAAGCCTGTTTCACATATGCTCTAAGAAGCTTTCTGCCCCCTTTAGAAATTTCTTATTGGTTTGAAGTTTCCTGTTTTAGGTCtttgttaatcttttggttATTATTGACTATTAGGTTTGTGCTGGACTTTCATCCCGACTTCAAGAATACAAATCTGAAAATGCACAGCTAGAGGAGCTTCTCGTGTCTGAGGTGAGATACATTCCTATTTTTTATTTCAGGTTATGTGAAGTTTCAACCTTTGAGGCATATGATCTAACACTATTGGTGTCTCATGTTACTGCTATTTTGATAGAGAGAGCTGAGTAAGTCGTATGAGGCTCACATAAAGCAACTACAAAAAGATTTGTCCACATCTAAAAGTGAAGTGACGAGAATAGAGTCAAATATGGTTGAGGCCTTGGCAGCAAAGAATTCGGAAATTGAGGCACTTGTCAGTTCCATGGATGGACTTAAGAAACAGGCTGCCTTATCTGAAGGGAGTCTGGCATCGCTGCAGGTTCATTACATGCACCACATTTAATTATTGATGCATGatattcctctctctctctctctctctatgcctGGTTTGTGTGAAGTACCTTGTTCAACTTTTTCATTATTCTGTTCATGCAATTATGAATGTTCTTGACTTAGATTTTTGACCAGTTTGAGGCTTAAATAATAgcttgattattattattttccaaTCAGGCAAACATGGAGTCTATGATGAGAAATAGGGAGCTGACAGAGACAAGGATGATGCAGGTTAGAGTTTATGATTTTTCTTCTTTGCGTGTATTTGGATCTTATCATTTGAACCTGAAATATTAGGAAAATATTCTTTAGGCTCTTCGAGAGGAGTTGTCTACTGTAGAACGTAGAGCAGAAGAAGAGCGTGCCGCACATAGTGCAACCAAAATGGTATGTACCTACAACATTAGTATTATCAGTAATTTCTGTACTTCTGGTTATTTTCTTACACTGCGATAATCACTTTCTGGTAAAACAGGCTGCCATGGAAAGGGAAGTAGAACTGGAACACAGAGCCCTTGAGGCATCCACAGCCCTTGCAAGGATCCAGGTAAAGTGAGCGCTTCTCAAGTTTGTGACTCTTTGCTATGCACCATtacttgattaaaaaaaatgtatataccattatatttttgagttttttgttctctttcttctctttagaAGCTTATGATTACTGACATTCTTAGTTCCTTTATACATGAACCATATAATAGTGCTTGCATATTAGGTTTTTATTTCTGATGAACTTGTTACAATATTTTGAAAgttttacaaattttgtttcGTCAATGAGCTTTTTTCCAGGAGTTGTATCTATGATTCCATGTTCTGTCTCTGAACTCTGAAGACATTGAATTTTCATGCTTTTCTGGGATTTCAATGAATTATACATATGTGAGTTTGAGCATAATATACTGAACGTTCCAAGTGCTTCCCTATTCAGAGAATAGCAGATGAGAGGATTGCAAAGGCATCAGAGCTTGAGCAGAAGATGGCATTGCTTGAGGTATAATAAACATTCTATATTATATttgtactaatgtttttgttcatgtctGGAACATAATACTGTCTTAAGATCCTTGGATAATTAACATTATGTGCCATCAGGTTGAATGTGCCAATTTAAATCAAGAGCTGCAAGAAATGGAAGCTAAAGTTCGGCGTGGGCAAAAGAAGTCGCCAGAAGAGGCAAATCAAGCAATTCAGGTATTCTTTGTGATATCCATTTTATTTCTGCATTTTGTTATAGTCTAAACTTCAAGTGTGATTTCTATTACTTGGTAGCAAGTATCGTCTCATTGTCACATGGGCACCCAGCCCAGCCCAAATTAATTGAGCATATTTAAAGCTTCCCCACGTTATTATTGTACTCACTTACAGTTGTGAATACTAAGGTGCAGGCATGGCAGGAAGAAGTGGAACGTGCACGCCAAGGTCAGAGGGATGCAGAGGGCAAGCTTTCTTCGTTGGAGGCGAGTCCTTTGTTTGTTGCCCAACAGTGTTGTTATTATCAGTTTATAGCTTTGTGCTCTGAATTTTTTGCCTTGTCGAACAACTTGTTTATATAACGCTTCTTGAAATGCTTGATTTCAGGCTGAAGTACAAAAAATGAGAGTTGAAATGGCTTCTATGAAGAGGGATGCAGAGCATTACTCACGCCAGGTGATACTGCTGCCTCTCTTTTCATATATCTTCATCATACGAAGATTTTTACTACGTTATCTCGAGCTCTATGTTATTTCCTGGTTATATTTTGCATTTTGCAGGAACACATGGAGCTAGAGAAACGCTATCGTGAACTCACTGATCTACTGGTAATGTCACTCAAGAACACTAATTTAATGGTCAGATATTGTGTCTTTATTGACATGTCTTGTTCCATTTATTTTTCAGTACTACAAGCAAACACAATTAGAAACCATGGCTAGTGAAAAAGCTGCAGCAGAGTTTCACTTGGAAAAGGAAATTAAGCGTATCCAGGAAGCACAGGtctgtttctaggtgttttttGCTGCTTACATGATAGTTTTTGTATAGATTTGAGAGTCcatttacttttaatttttcGGTCTCATATGTTCCCTTCtctaagaggtcgcacttggtgcgatggcaagtgccttcgcccatgagcggtaggtctcgggttcgagacttgggagcagcctctccataaatgggggtaaggttagccgacattcacctctcccagatcctgcgtaaagcgggagccttgtgcactgggtacgacataTGTTCCCTTCTCTATATGAAATTGTGAATCCATATTATATGCAGGTGGAGGCTGAAAGAAGTAGAGTTTCCCGTCGGGCATCAGCATCCTGGGAAGAAGACGCTGAAATGAAGGCACTTGAGTATGTTGACTCTTTTAAAAGGAACTTTTACATGATTTCCCTTCATTCTTTTCGCATCTTGTTAAGTACCAAGTAATATGTTATAATTGTTCGTCTTTAGATGGAACTTAACGAAAATATAACATCTTCAGGACTCTTCCGTTGCATCATCGTCATATGGCTGGGGCAAGCATACaggtaaataattttcttacatcTATCACCATTCTTGTTCTCCGTTCCTCACTCTTACATTTCACCTCGTCTCATGCAGTTGCAGAAGGCAGCAAAAATGTTAGATTCAGGGGCAGTCAGGGCCACAAGATTTCTCTGGCGGTATCCAACAGCTCGACTTATCTTACTATTCTACCTGGTAAAAAAGTTAAACACGTGTTTAAAGGCAGACATACTATTTAGAGCGTATTGAATTACAAAATAACCAGAATAAATCATATGCCGCAGGTATTTGTACATCTCTTTTTGATGTATTTGCTGCATAGCCTTCAGGTATGGATACTACTTCAGCATTATAATTTGTATGAGAAGCCAACATTCGGTCATGATACAATATCGTATGTATATCTTCTAAATGTGGATTCTATATGCAGGCTCAAGCAGACAATTTTTCCGCTAGAGAAGTCGCAGAGTCCATGGGACTTGGTAACACTAACTTACCGTGATTTGGTAGTTGCTTGCTCCATGCCTGAAGCTACTTCCGCAAAAATGACAATTCACAGAATGCGTTGTATGAAGGTATATATAGTTGCTTTTATCTCCATTCTTTGTCGAGGATGCGCGCGTGCGAAATGTCgagcatatatatatgttgtcgAAGTTAACAGGCTCCATCGAAATAACGTATGAGTCACTGCTTTTGTTCGTCTTACAAACTTTGCTTCTGCTCTGCAGATGAGAAGATTTTCTTACATATATGTACTTGGCGACTTGTAATTCTTTCATTGCATCCTCAATTTTTTGTGTGTTGTCAAGAAATATTTGTGACCTGATTGAATGAAGTTGTGAATGTGAATTACACATGTATATTCATcaattttaaaggaaaattaatgaaaagggtttgaaaactttgagttttaatgataaggacaaaataaagggtaaagtgaatagtaccaggattgactttttagtgtaaaaatgtggttttttgttaaagtaaacaataccgggtgctttttgttaaaattctctAATTTTAAAGGTTCAAAACTTGTTTGAAAGTATCACTGAGTTTATATTTTATTCTAAACTATTTTAACAGAGTCGTGGAATTCTGACTCGGATCCAAAAGGATGAACATGCTACTGTAATCAACCGGTCTATCTCGCATCGGTAACACATCACCCTAAATCTTCTTTTTGTTGTCAAATAAGACGTAATGTAATAAAAGTGGTCCTAAATGTTTCAATGaattcaaaaataaagaaaaataaataaaagtggcctaaattaataatatttgttAAAAGACAGAAATCGAtcgtaatttaaaaaaaaaaagtgattttcacactttaatttttttttttcgtctacacattctttttcaaattcttcaattatattttattcCAATTACTTGAAAAGTCTTTCCTAATCATAATTCCATTTGCATTATGGAGAGAATCTCAAAAGTTGGATTTGACAAAAGGAGAACAGATAGATAAATCTCATCTGACGCTGCACGTGGAGATAAAGTAGGTCAGTAATGTAAATGTAGCAGATTCATCgttaattaaaattcaaacgTAGCATTGAAGTCATTTCCTTTTTCGGCCAAATATAAAAGGCTTATTTTTAAGAGAGTTTTAACGGAAAAATTcatgatactgttcattttaaccactttaacgaaaaatcatatttttacattaaaaaatcaaacttggtactattcactttaccctttattttgttcttatcgttaaaactcaaagttttcaagccatttttattagttttccttatttttaacTATCgaaattcaattttaattttattttatttattgtaaCTCAAACTTCATTATTTTACttcttaaaacttaaaatgttTCTGCTTTTTCTATCAAATTCGCTCTATTTTGATCCTATTTTGTTCACTGAAACTCGAAAGTCAAAATTCGCTTGATTTTCTGGCGTCGTTTACCTACCATTACCATCTCCATCTCGCCGGCGACAACTCTCCTCCTCTCTTGCTCACTATCAACCCAGCCTCTTCCTCTCACTGCTTCTCTAGATTGATTTGATATCCGTCGAATTGAAACAAATGTCATCAGTTGGGTATCATTTGAGTGCACTAGGCTAatcaaattcttttttattttttttagatctCTGCAACTCAAGCacataaacccaaaaaaattccgatctttaatttcttcatttaaaataaatattttatgatTGTTGAATGTGGACACATAGTggagatttataatcaaattcatCTCCACCATGCATTAACATTCAAACAATTCATAGTGGAGATTTATAAAATGACAACTTTTAGAGTTTTAATGGGAAAAATGTGATAAAAATCTGTTTCAAGGACCACAGTGAAATCAAAATCAAGTTCCAAAGATGCAAACTGAGATCAAATCAATTTCTATGAGGTATAGTTAAAATGAAATTGTATTACATTTTTACCTATCCACATTTGCGACTTTAAAGGCTATTTGATTGAAGAAACCAAAATATGATAAACTATTTAAGAAGGTAAAGCGAACTTTTGAGTGAGTTACATCTAGTGATATCAAAATCAAGTTGATGCGCAACTAAAAATAAGCCAATATAAAAAACTAtggggaaattttatttaaactcatgtaACCTTTTTTTACACGcaacttaaaattttaaatgttaattgcctattttatcctattgcataattactattaagtataaaatgaaattaataataaaactcaaatttatcaataaacccaaacactataattaaaccctacgaTCATTCTTTGTTCATCCTacgtttattaatttttttgttcgtttgatttcaactttttagagtttagaagatgagtatgttggttttaaattttttttttttcaatcaatcCTGCATAGTTTGCTTATCTTTCTGCAACAGCAAATTGCTGCAATTAGTCTTCCACTATCTATCTGcaccccaaaaaacaaaaaaaacttgcaGATATTGCAAGGACCTTGGATTCCGTTTGGTTCttctgtttttatattttttcttcttctatgtTGGTGtagtttgactacaccccaAAATCATGGCATCAATGTAGCTATTGGTGCAAATAGTATTGCATAAAAGTCCTAATACAAAATCTGCacccaaaatacaaaaaaaacttGCAGATATTGCAAGGATTGCTTCTtctgtttttatatattttttcttcttctctgtcACCCCAAAATCATGGCATCAATGTACGGCCAATGCGGCAACATTTTCTGTGACTTGATCGAGGTTTGGAACATCAGAGACATGAACAGCCTTAAGAGCCATTGATTTTTATCTTGCAAATTTGCAGACTTTGCAAAAATGCAAGCTATGGGAATTCAAGAAAAATGAGGACACTAAGAAAAATTGGCACTCGGTTTTGAAGAACATAGCCTGCTGCGGCAGCTTCtgagttaaaaatcaaatgggcgTAAAAAGTAATTCACATATTGAATAGGGTTTATGGGGGTTtattaggtattaaatttgagtttaaaaagatattaatagtttagttaaaaatcaaatgagtGCAAAGAGTAAGTTCGATATAGAAATAGATTAGAttgatttaaataaaatttctcaaaactATTTTACTGagaatgattaattaataaaactaagAGCGGGCTAGTGTCACCCAGTTAGGGACACGTCGTGTGaataagggctggtttggtattgctgtgctttgaaaaaaaaactgttgtgagaataagcggctgtgaaataaatcagcagagtgtttggtaaacttttttataaaagtgcttttggaaaaaaaaaaacattctgaTAGTGgatattttcattaaaggagcactgtagttccgtgtgttttgaaaaaaagccagttttccaaagctacaaatagcagcttcagctttttcctttgatttcagcttattctcacagcagctttcaaaataagcaatttttttcagtttatcaaacacctaaaaccctcatatctttttttcattggtgctttttttttaagcacctcactcccaaaccagccctaagcaCAAGAAGAAACGGCATGAAGAAGTAACAGTATAAAGTAGTAGCTCCACTTAAACCACCATCTCCGAAATCAACTGGATTTTGTCAGCAAACTTCCCTCCCTGCAATTATTTAATTTCACACACACTCAACGCTGAACTCAAAAAGCTCCAGTCTTTTGagacttcttccttcctttcttccttccttccttccttgcttCCTTCCTTCCCAGTTGACTACAAAGTTAATCAATGTATCATCCGCCTAATTACGGTCCCAGCAACTCCAAACGCAGTTACACAGAGATTGAGGGTGTTGATTTCGATGACCCCGTCTTCTCAAATCCCGACCTTTTCCCTCTCAGCTACTCTCACCGCCCCGCTACCGCCGCCATTGGCATTTCCCCACCACACCCAGCAACCGCGGCCACTCCCCGAGACGATTGCCCACAACCGCAACTGCACGTGCCTCTGCCTCCGCGGGTGCAGCAAAAACTGAACAGTATATGTGGGGAGAAACAGCAGCCGCTGCCGGACGCCGAGTTGAGAAGGAAGCTGGGATTTCTGGGGGAGGAGAAGGCACTCGAACTCCTTGGTGACATTAACAACATCAGCACCCTCAGTGGATGCATTTGGTTCTTGCTCCACCATGAAAAGTACCAATGTACCCCTcatcctccttctccttcccctTCCCCTTCCAAGTCTGGCCCTGCTGCTTCTCCGCTTCTTCACAGCCCGTCTCCTGCTTCTCAAATCACTCCTGGTCGTCAAGGTCAGATTTTTACTTCAttggttgttttgtttttggttgatcAGTGATGGGTTTTCTTTGCTGATTATTTTTATATCCGATTTCTGCTATTTCTGTCGAAGAATGCGAGAATCCCACGTGGGAAAATTGCCGGTTGATAAAATGAATTACAATGTATAAAGAATGGTTTCACTTCTAATAATGCCGATGACCCTTTATAACAATTCTCTTGTTTGTTGGTTGGGACAATGTCGGTGTGATTAGTAGTGGACCGTTAGTCCGTCCCATTGAAATCTTGACACTTTCGTTATGTGAGTTGCAGGGAGTACTAGTGGAGGACAGATGCAATTGCATACCTATTTCGCTGCAGCTCCTTCAAAATCTGTACGCGCATCTCTTTTTCAAGGCCCATCATCTGCTCCTATCACTCCTGTTCGTCAAGGTGAGGTTTTCGCGTTGAGTTTTTCTTTCATGGGTTGTGTCATTTCtggttgtttttcttttaaccCATTTTTTGTCTCGATTATGTGAGTTACAGAGCAACCTGCAGATCGTGGAGGAAGAGAGAGGCCATTGTATTCCTCCTATCCCTCGGATTCTCTTTCGAAAGCTGCCCGTACTTCTCTCTTTCAAGGCCCGTCTTCTGCTTCTACTTCTAAGTCTTCTCTCACTCCGGTTCGACTCTTTCAAGGTCAGATATTTTGCACTTTCTCTGTTTCATGATTTTCATTCATCGTGATCAACTGTTTGTTTGTGATAGCTATCTATTTTTGGAGCTCTCACTAATCAGTCCTTGGTTGTAGACCAACCAAGACACGATGGGCAGGCACAATTAGAAGCTCTAGGCGAACTTGAATTCAGGAGACAGTTTCTGATATTAAATTACGCCGGAGGGTATGTGAAAGTTGGACTGTGGCTTATTTGGTTCTACTTCTGAATTTCCTCTTGGTTAAACCGTTTACTTGCCTGCTTTTAGGTGTCTTTACTTATGTATCTATTTTTTTAGAATGAAGTTAGAAGATGTTCTAACACCAGAGACTATTAGAAGTTGGAAAGATATGCCAATGCAGCTGTTTGAGAACACAATTTGGGAAACTTTGGGTAGGAAATATGCTCGCAAGGAAAACCGACAATGGGTGAGTATCACTCTCAAAGCTGGTTTATGTTTAAATTAGTGAATTACCATAATCTTTGCTGGTTGGTTTTCACTCTTGGCCTACTTTTTATTGAAGTTCCTGTAAAGAAAATTGGACTTTTAACGCTGTTCACTGCCACTGGCTTCTTTAGTACTGGCATCAGCCAATCTTATATCCATTACTTTTAGTATTTATGCCTAATGCCCTAATGTCCCTTTCATGTTTTCGGTGGGATGTAGACTTTGGATTGGGAGTCTGGAAAATCATACGTCTACCATTGTGAAGTCGCTGTGGATGGGAGCTACAATT encodes the following:
- the LOC126596235 gene encoding golgin candidate 1-like isoform X2; its protein translation is MSSWLKAAEDLFEVVDRRAKLVVSELDDQSPSQSPASNGQGSQAKRKNSKTKAQKRQSTNESQKMSDSAREQISTLTSQTDLTPEKDSDAHLKENEGAPSADPTSQTLNEQQQNHEKDPTINILLTEARAIEVGESNAEQAEASTSLTDREANTSTSNGKLVNEIDSDGREEHPLPSPAKEVEVVDENHQVESVGAGQDNKSRNSDVHPEIDQGRTESINTDAISNRETQPKVADGNEEPVVEKSKPIEHKSGSSPLKVQEQDQIEEAQGLLKTAVSTGQSKEARLARVCAGLSSRLQEYKSENAQLEELLVSERELSKSYEAHIKQLQKDLSTSKSEVTRIESNMVEALAAKNSEIEALVSSMDGLKKQAALSEGSLASLQANMESMMRNRELTETRMMQALREELSTVERRAEEERAAHSATKMAAMEREVELEHRALEASTALARIQRIADERIAKASELEQKMALLEVECANLNQELQEMEAKVRRGQKKSPEEANQAIQAWQEEVERARQGQRDAEGKLSSLEAEVQKMRVEMASMKRDAEHYSRQEHMELEKRYRELTDLLYYKQTQLETMASEKAAAEFHLEKEIKRIQEAQVEAERSRVSRRASASWEEDAEMKALETLPLHHRHMAGASIQLQKAAKMLDSGAVRATRFLWRYPTARLILLFYLVFVHLFLMYLLHSLQAQADNFSAREVAESMGLGNTNLP
- the LOC126596235 gene encoding golgin candidate 1-like isoform X1 yields the protein MSSWLKAAEDLFEVVDRRAKLVVSELDDQSPSQSPASNGQGSQAKRKNSKTKAQKRQSTNESQKMSDSAREQISTLTSQTDLTPEKDSDAHLKENEGAPSADPTSQTLNEQQQNHEKDPTINILLTEARAIEVGESNAEQAEASTSLTDREANTSTSNGKLVNEIDSDGREEHPLPSPAKEVEVVDENHQVESVGAGQDNKSRNSDVHPEIDQGRTESINTDAISNRETQPKVADGNEEPVVEKSKPIEHKSGSSPLKVQEQDQIEEAQGLLKTAVSTGQSKEARLARVCAGLSSRLQEYKSENAQLEELLVSERELSKSYEAHIKQLQKDLSTSKSEVTRIESNMVEALAAKNSEIEALVSSMDGLKKQAALSEGSLASLQANMESMMRNRELTETRMMQALREELSTVERRAEEERAAHSATKMAAMEREVELEHRALEASTALARIQRIADERIAKASELEQKMALLEVECANLNQELQEMEAKVRRGQKKSPEEANQAIQVQAWQEEVERARQGQRDAEGKLSSLEAEVQKMRVEMASMKRDAEHYSRQEHMELEKRYRELTDLLYYKQTQLETMASEKAAAEFHLEKEIKRIQEAQVEAERSRVSRRASASWEEDAEMKALETLPLHHRHMAGASIQLQKAAKMLDSGAVRATRFLWRYPTARLILLFYLVFVHLFLMYLLHSLQAQADNFSAREVAESMGLGNTNLP